Proteins from one Sulfurovum sp. TSL1 genomic window:
- a CDS encoding DEAD/DEAH box helicase yields the protein MKGKIIKSFEKLNLHPDILKAIASVKYEQTTAIQNKVIPPALKGADILGASKSGTGKTAAYVLPLLNKLQKIVKHDQKVVRALIIVPTIELVDQVSRTINDFSKYLDIKNVKVQGGIPKSAQLERLSQGADIIVATPGRLQSFIEDKKINLSYINTVILDEADTMLDLGFLGEIQGILKHCAQPRQTMMFSATISQNIKKLAKEFLRDPVIVEVSQRRDVVDFIAHRAYKVDKARKAELTAKLIQDMHLDQVLLFASTKESANKIYEYLRSQNIRTSIIHGDLTRGARAKSLALLKSGKTQVLVATDIAARGIDIKELSMVINYDMPEGTDDFTHRVGRTGRANHKGSVISILTTRDYDVFSKMERNLRLNIKREIYTGFELTDKQPRQKQPKKKSLIERKGGFDFHKQKMQKKNAQKKIGQTKKKPTGRKK from the coding sequence TTGAAAGGAAAAATCATCAAATCATTTGAAAAACTCAATTTACATCCTGATATTCTAAAAGCCATAGCATCTGTCAAATACGAACAAACAACGGCGATACAGAACAAAGTCATACCTCCTGCACTCAAAGGTGCAGACATATTGGGTGCATCAAAGTCCGGTACCGGGAAAACAGCCGCCTATGTACTCCCACTGCTCAATAAACTGCAGAAAATTGTAAAACATGACCAGAAAGTAGTGAGAGCACTGATCATCGTTCCTACGATAGAGCTAGTGGACCAGGTTTCTCGTACGATCAATGACTTTAGCAAATATCTTGATATCAAGAATGTAAAGGTTCAAGGGGGGATACCCAAAAGTGCTCAACTCGAAAGGCTCTCTCAAGGTGCTGATATTATTGTCGCCACACCGGGAAGACTGCAAAGCTTCATAGAAGATAAAAAGATCAATCTCTCCTACATTAATACTGTGATCCTGGATGAGGCAGATACCATGCTGGACCTGGGATTTCTTGGTGAGATACAAGGGATTCTCAAGCACTGTGCTCAGCCAAGACAAACAATGATGTTTTCTGCGACCATTTCACAAAATATTAAAAAACTTGCAAAAGAGTTTTTACGTGACCCTGTTATCGTTGAAGTAAGCCAGAGAAGAGATGTCGTTGATTTCATTGCGCACAGAGCCTACAAGGTAGACAAAGCCCGGAAAGCAGAATTGACCGCTAAGCTCATCCAGGATATGCATTTGGATCAAGTTTTACTTTTTGCCAGTACCAAAGAGTCTGCCAACAAGATATATGAATACCTGAGAAGTCAAAATATACGTACTTCCATCATACATGGGGATCTTACAAGAGGTGCCAGAGCAAAATCGTTAGCCCTTTTGAAAAGTGGGAAAACCCAGGTATTGGTAGCCACTGACATTGCGGCAAGAGGTATAGACATCAAAGAGCTCTCTATGGTCATTAACTATGATATGCCTGAGGGTACGGATGACTTTACGCATCGCGTAGGAAGAACCGGTAGAGCAAACCATAAAGGCTCAGTCATCTCTATTTTAACGACAAGAGATTATGATGTCTTCTCTAAAATGGAAAGAAACTTGCGCCTGAATATCAAAAGAGAGATCTATACCGGTTTTGAACTGACAGACAAACAGCCAAGACAAAAACAACCGAAGAAAAAATCACTGATCGAGCGAAAAGGCGGATTTGACTTTCATAAACAAAAAATGCAAAAGAAAAATGCACAAAAAAAGATCGGTCAAACAAAGAAGAAGCCAACAGGACGAAAAAAATAA
- a CDS encoding ankyrin repeat domain-containing protein, whose protein sequence is MADEDFMRLEKIVYDNDLEAFKKEFENGMDIDIQNIYGWTPLHIAIRRDRRDMVEYLWGQGADIDKVDGVGWTPLMEAVMDDMPEICAYLIEKGADVTIANHRGATAAMIAQKFGRDSMAKYFK, encoded by the coding sequence ATGGCAGATGAAGATTTTATGAGACTTGAAAAAATTGTCTATGACAATGACTTAGAGGCATTTAAGAAAGAATTTGAGAACGGCATGGATATTGACATTCAAAATATATACGGATGGACCCCGCTTCACATAGCTATCAGACGGGACAGAAGAGATATGGTTGAGTATCTTTGGGGACAAGGAGCCGATATCGATAAAGTAGATGGTGTTGGATGGACACCTCTCATGGAAGCTGTGATGGATGACATGCCGGAAATTTGTGCCTATCTTATAGAAAAAGGTGCTGACGTTACCATCGCCAATCATAGAGGTGCAACCGCAGCTATGATTGCTCAAAAATTTGGACGTGACTCCATGGCAAAGTATTTTAAGTAG
- a CDS encoding GNAT family N-acetyltransferase, with the protein MQINKVSNNEQLSTIETLANEIWYEHYTPIIGKHQVAYMLEKFQSVETMMEQIKNGFQYFLILDDNVPVGYMSVELLSDSVFLSKFYMTKSARGKGYGRRMIAYLETLAKEKDLHTISLTVNRYNTGSITMYEKVGFVVSGTVVKDIGEGFIMDDYQMEKRL; encoded by the coding sequence ATGCAGATAAACAAAGTATCAAATAATGAGCAGCTAAGCACCATTGAAACGCTTGCAAATGAAATATGGTATGAACACTACACCCCAATCATAGGCAAGCATCAAGTGGCGTATATGCTGGAGAAGTTTCAATCCGTTGAAACGATGATGGAACAGATCAAAAACGGTTTCCAATACTTTTTAATTCTAGATGACAATGTACCCGTAGGATATATGAGTGTGGAACTTCTCTCAGATAGCGTGTTCCTAAGTAAATTTTATATGACAAAGAGTGCACGGGGTAAAGGATATGGACGAAGAATGATAGCCTACCTGGAAACGTTGGCCAAAGAAAAAGATCTTCACACTATTTCACTCACAGTCAACAGGTATAATACGGGAAGCATTACCATGTATGAAAAAGTTGGTTTTGTTGTTTCCGGCACAGTGGTGAAAGATATCGGTGAAGGGTTTATCATGGATGACTATCAGATGGAAAAGAGACTCTAA
- a CDS encoding entericidin EcnAB produces MKKITIIALLMTLGMMMSGCSKTWNGIKQDTGEAWDASKKAVHKATA; encoded by the coding sequence ATGAAAAAAATCACTATCATAGCACTCTTAATGACTTTAGGTATGATGATGTCCGGATGCTCAAAAACGTGGAACGGTATTAAGCAGGATACAGGCGAAGCCTGGGATGCTTCTAAAAAGGCAGTACACAAGGCAACTGCGTAG
- a CDS encoding LapA family protein yields the protein MNVKIISIIALIVLVVLFVVQNISVVEITFLFWSLQMSRALLIFFLLAIGIAIGWLLHAHFKGE from the coding sequence ATGAATGTTAAAATTATTTCCATCATTGCATTGATCGTTCTTGTTGTTTTGTTTGTTGTGCAAAATATTTCTGTCGTAGAAATTACATTTTTATTTTGGTCTCTTCAAATGTCTCGTGCCTTACTTATTTTTTTCCTGCTTGCGATCGGTATCGCTATAGGTTGGCTTTTACATGCGCACTTTAAAGGTGAATGA
- a CDS encoding cation diffusion facilitator family transporter, with protein MSDSHSHHHHEINNYNRSFAIGITLNVIFVIIEVSYGLVADSLALIADAGHNFSDVLSLMLAWGASYLATKHPTHKRTYGLRKVTIMASLVSAVLLLVALGGIAWESVERLSSPEPVNGMIIIVVAAIGVVINTATALLFVKGQKHDLNIRAAYLHMAADAAISLGVVVAGIAIMITGWLWLDPLISLFIVLVILIGTWSLLRDSIDLSIDAVPQGIDVYHIKNYLTGLKNVTEIHDLHIWAISTTEIALTVHLVTTHELIDNCFLEQIQAHLHHHCGISHATIQIENEADDYSCVLNRDECKF; from the coding sequence ATGTCAGATTCACACAGCCATCATCACCATGAAATAAATAACTATAACCGTTCTTTTGCCATAGGCATTACACTCAATGTCATTTTTGTGATCATTGAAGTAAGTTATGGACTTGTTGCTGACTCTTTGGCACTTATAGCAGATGCCGGGCATAACTTCAGTGATGTTCTGAGCCTTATGCTTGCATGGGGTGCAAGCTATCTGGCAACGAAACACCCAACGCACAAAAGAACCTATGGCTTACGTAAAGTCACCATTATGGCTTCTTTGGTTTCGGCTGTATTACTTCTGGTGGCACTGGGCGGTATCGCGTGGGAATCCGTAGAACGCCTCTCTTCCCCTGAACCTGTGAATGGGATGATCATTATTGTGGTTGCTGCGATCGGTGTGGTCATCAATACCGCAACAGCACTGCTTTTTGTCAAAGGTCAAAAACATGATCTTAACATCCGGGCAGCATACCTGCATATGGCGGCTGATGCAGCCATCTCTTTGGGTGTTGTAGTCGCCGGTATCGCCATCATGATCACAGGCTGGCTTTGGCTAGATCCTCTTATCAGTCTTTTTATTGTGTTAGTTATCCTGATCGGAACATGGAGTCTACTCAGAGATTCTATAGATCTCTCCATCGATGCAGTACCACAGGGGATAGATGTTTACCATATCAAAAACTATCTCACAGGTCTAAAAAATGTAACCGAGATACATGACCTGCACATTTGGGCCATTAGTACCACGGAGATAGCCCTGACCGTGCATCTTGTAACGACCCATGAGCTGATCGACAATTGTTTCTTGGAACAGATACAAGCACATCTTCATCATCACTGTGGCATTAGCCATGCCACTATTCAGATCGAAAATGAAGCGGACGATTACAGCTGTGTATTAAATCGTGATGAATGTAAATTTTAA
- a CDS encoding multiheme c-type cytochrome, translating to MYTRKIVYFLIVFSSLVLIGCGGGSSDTSTDTPTDINTFPDVVLHDPTFESLHFSGSQNCAQCHDGIEDANGTDVSIVKAWQGTMMANAATDPFWKAKVATEVKEHPEFKETIEGKCSRCHTPMANVEAAYNGDTVLLSGDGFLNHENLYYDAAMQGVSCTLCHQIENTPELGTTEGFTGGFVIDTNNTGTDRTIYGPYTNPRTQPMINSVQFTPAYSPHMNESKLCASCHSLETPVIATDGTLTDFTFPEQAAYTEWEYSDFNGTQSCQDCHMPKAEGSVIISTKPTNNLPSPRSPFFQHKFLGANTYMLEILKNNRKKLGVLADEARFNESITDTREFLKAAADVNITQVSIENGLLNFDVNLTNHSGHKFPTGFPSRRAWLHVTVKNTANQIVFDSGALNSEGQIIGVDDTLAANEYEPHHDKIDNDKDVQIYETILSDTDNKMTYILLHALHYLKDNRILPRGLDKDDVNLPETINAHGNAENDNDFIGGSDTVEYEIKDLPAGDYTITATLHYQSLSFGFAQDLYKNTELPEVALMKALDESTTNRYETISTDIASVKIP from the coding sequence ATGTACACAAGAAAAATAGTTTATTTTCTTATAGTTTTCAGTAGCCTAGTGCTTATAGGGTGTGGTGGTGGATCCAGTGACACTAGTACGGATACACCCACAGATATCAATACTTTTCCCGATGTAGTCTTACATGATCCTACCTTTGAATCACTTCATTTCAGTGGCTCACAAAACTGTGCACAGTGTCATGATGGTATTGAAGATGCTAATGGTACAGATGTATCTATCGTCAAAGCATGGCAAGGTACGATGATGGCCAATGCCGCGACAGATCCGTTCTGGAAAGCAAAAGTAGCTACTGAAGTCAAAGAACATCCTGAGTTTAAAGAAACTATCGAAGGTAAGTGCAGCCGATGCCACACCCCTATGGCAAATGTAGAAGCGGCATACAATGGTGATACCGTTCTACTTTCAGGTGATGGGTTTCTCAACCATGAAAACCTGTATTACGATGCTGCTATGCAAGGGGTCAGCTGTACACTCTGTCATCAAATAGAAAATACACCTGAACTGGGTACGACTGAAGGCTTTACCGGTGGCTTTGTTATAGATACGAATAACACCGGTACAGACCGTACAATCTATGGCCCATATACGAATCCAAGAACGCAACCAATGATAAATAGTGTTCAATTTACACCAGCGTATAGTCCACATATGAACGAATCCAAACTCTGTGCCAGCTGTCATAGCCTTGAGACTCCCGTCATCGCTACAGATGGAACTCTCACCGATTTTACTTTTCCAGAGCAAGCTGCGTACACCGAATGGGAGTACAGTGACTTCAATGGAACACAAAGCTGCCAAGACTGTCACATGCCAAAAGCAGAAGGTAGTGTGATTATCTCTACTAAACCAACTAATAATTTGCCAAGTCCTAGATCGCCATTCTTTCAACATAAATTCCTCGGTGCCAACACCTATATGCTTGAGATCCTCAAGAACAACCGTAAAAAATTAGGGGTTTTGGCAGATGAAGCAAGGTTTAATGAGAGTATAACGGATACCAGAGAGTTTCTTAAAGCCGCAGCTGATGTCAATATTACACAAGTGAGTATTGAGAATGGTCTGCTCAACTTTGATGTGAATCTTACTAACCATAGTGGTCACAAGTTCCCGACAGGTTTTCCTTCACGCCGTGCCTGGCTTCATGTGACAGTAAAAAATACAGCCAACCAGATTGTTTTTGACTCAGGTGCTCTTAACAGTGAAGGCCAGATCATCGGTGTGGATGACACGCTGGCAGCCAATGAGTATGAACCACACCATGATAAGATCGATAATGATAAAGATGTACAGATTTATGAAACGATCTTGTCCGATACAGACAATAAAATGACCTACATACTTTTGCATGCACTGCATTACCTTAAAGACAACCGAATCTTGCCAAGGGGACTTGATAAAGATGATGTAAATCTACCTGAGACTATCAATGCGCATGGCAACGCGGAAAATGACAATGACTTTATTGGGGGAAGCGATACCGTAGAGTACGAGATAAAAGATCTACCGGCAGGTGATTATACTATCACTGCCACATTACACTACCAATCACTCTCTTTTGGTTTCGCTCAAGATCTGTACAAAAATACCGAGTTACCTGAAGTTGCCCTGATGAAAGCGCTTGATGAGAGTACGACAAATCGCTATGAGACTATCTCAACAGACATCGCATCTGTTAAGATCCCATAA
- a CDS encoding DUF6172 family protein, whose product MKKIFKLTDEKKHEDRVLEAVKHEIRKYVKREKKKKLPDAKTMYWDFDCKIGATSESAKVVEFDALIKELDALKATGAAECYVEILAKVVDKPTNEADSGEDSAE is encoded by the coding sequence ATGAAAAAAATATTTAAACTCACAGATGAGAAAAAACATGAAGACCGCGTGCTTGAAGCGGTAAAACATGAGATTCGCAAATATGTCAAGCGTGAAAAGAAAAAGAAACTGCCGGATGCAAAAACAATGTATTGGGATTTTGACTGCAAAATAGGGGCTACTTCAGAGTCAGCAAAAGTAGTTGAGTTTGATGCACTGATCAAGGAACTTGATGCACTCAAAGCGACAGGTGCAGCAGAATGTTATGTTGAGATACTCGCCAAAGTGGTCGACAAACCAACAAACGAGGCTGATTCAGGAGAAGATTCCGCTGAGTAA
- a CDS encoding RluA family pseudouridine synthase translates to MTEKFIVKERSKLLDFLFIHLTGWSKKTIKQRLQGSSIAVNGEINTKHDFPLHVNDVVEVGVVKKASTQTLHKLEILYQDKEIIAINKPAGLLSVGNTTESKQHALAILRDQLSHGKKQVKLWPVHRLDRDTSGILLFATSKEMREAVMDKWGISEKVYLAIVEGCPKEKKGTIDQPLRADEKVYRMHVGKHPDAKPAITHYAVKQTVSERSLLEVRIETGRQHQIRAHLAWLGHSIIGDERYGTKGERMGLHAKKLTIIHPVKKKPISFEVDAPRDFYALLR, encoded by the coding sequence ATGACAGAAAAATTCATAGTAAAAGAAAGATCCAAACTTTTAGATTTTCTTTTTATCCATCTTACAGGCTGGTCCAAAAAGACCATCAAACAGCGTTTACAGGGGTCAAGTATTGCTGTGAATGGTGAAATTAATACCAAACATGATTTTCCTCTACATGTCAATGATGTGGTAGAAGTGGGTGTAGTCAAAAAAGCTTCGACACAGACGCTACACAAATTAGAGATCCTCTATCAGGATAAAGAGATCATCGCTATCAATAAACCTGCGGGACTTTTGTCCGTTGGTAATACGACAGAAAGCAAACAGCATGCCCTTGCCATACTGAGGGATCAACTCTCACATGGTAAAAAACAGGTGAAGCTCTGGCCTGTACATAGATTGGATCGGGATACCTCGGGCATACTGCTCTTTGCAACCTCCAAAGAGATGAGAGAAGCGGTGATGGACAAATGGGGTATATCTGAGAAGGTCTATCTGGCTATCGTTGAGGGGTGTCCAAAAGAAAAAAAAGGGACCATAGATCAACCCTTAAGAGCCGATGAAAAAGTGTACCGCATGCATGTAGGGAAACATCCCGATGCCAAACCTGCCATTACCCACTATGCCGTGAAACAAACCGTCTCCGAACGATCTTTGCTGGAGGTCAGAATAGAAACAGGAAGACAGCACCAGATACGGGCACATTTGGCTTGGCTGGGGCACAGTATCATCGGTGATGAACGTTATGGAACCAAAGGTGAAAGAATGGGACTTCATGCAAAAAAACTGACAATTATCCATCCTGTAAAGAAAAAACCTATCTCTTTTGAGGTAGATGCTCCAAGGGATTTTTATGCACTTTTGCGTTGA
- a CDS encoding DEAD/DEAH box helicase — translation MSFTNLGLSEPLLKAIKEQGYDTPTPIQQKAIPVVIEGKDVLAAAQTGTGKTAGFTLPLLEKLSKTQPRMQKKQIRALVLTPTRELAAQVAESIKTYGKHMPYTSAVIFGGVGINPQLATIRKGVDIVIATPGRLLDIAGQKGIDFSALECLILDEADRMLDMGFIHDIKKLMKLMPQKRQTLLFSATFSPEIKTLASGLLKNPVLVEVARQNTTADQISQVVHFVDKRRKRELLSQLIKIKDWRQVLVFTRTKHGANKLTKELEEYGISASAIHGNKSQGARTKALASFKANEIRVLVATDIAARGIDIDQLPHVVNYELPNVPEDYVHRIGRTGRAGQSGEAVSLVCVDEHELLKNIEKFIKSEIKKVDIEAFRPDPNIKAEPIQNGRGGGKGRGNGGGNSRNKPRGNSAHANNGGSRDGARSNNRNRNRNRNKSEG, via the coding sequence ATGTCATTTACAAATCTGGGGTTATCTGAACCTCTTTTAAAAGCGATCAAAGAGCAGGGCTATGATACGCCCACTCCCATACAACAAAAAGCCATTCCTGTCGTGATAGAAGGAAAAGATGTCTTGGCCGCAGCACAAACCGGTACAGGAAAAACCGCAGGATTTACACTTCCGTTACTTGAAAAGCTTTCCAAAACACAACCAAGAATGCAAAAAAAACAGATCCGTGCTTTGGTACTTACCCCTACACGAGAACTCGCGGCACAAGTGGCTGAGAGCATCAAGACATATGGTAAACATATGCCTTACACATCTGCGGTTATTTTCGGTGGTGTGGGTATCAACCCTCAGCTGGCAACGATTCGTAAAGGTGTGGATATCGTCATCGCCACACCGGGAAGACTGCTTGATATCGCGGGTCAAAAAGGTATTGATTTTTCTGCCCTTGAGTGTCTCATACTCGATGAAGCGGATCGTATGCTGGATATGGGATTCATTCATGACATCAAAAAACTGATGAAACTGATGCCGCAAAAGAGACAAACACTGCTTTTTTCAGCCACATTCTCACCGGAGATCAAAACGTTGGCATCGGGACTTTTAAAGAACCCTGTACTTGTAGAAGTGGCACGTCAAAATACAACGGCGGACCAGATATCCCAAGTGGTACACTTCGTAGATAAAAGGCGCAAGAGAGAACTGCTTTCCCAGCTTATCAAGATAAAAGACTGGAGACAGGTCTTAGTCTTTACACGTACAAAACATGGGGCAAACAAGCTGACCAAAGAGCTTGAAGAGTATGGCATTTCTGCATCGGCCATACACGGGAACAAAAGCCAGGGAGCCAGAACCAAAGCTTTGGCATCTTTCAAAGCCAATGAGATCCGTGTTCTCGTGGCCACAGACATCGCTGCAAGAGGGATAGACATAGACCAGCTTCCGCATGTGGTGAACTATGAACTGCCGAATGTACCCGAAGACTATGTACACCGTATAGGTAGAACAGGACGTGCAGGGCAGAGTGGTGAGGCGGTTTCACTTGTTTGTGTAGATGAACATGAATTGCTTAAAAATATAGAAAAATTCATCAAGTCAGAGATCAAAAAAGTCGATATTGAAGCATTTAGACCCGATCCGAACATCAAGGCGGAGCCTATTCAAAATGGTAGAGGCGGAGGAAAAGGCCGTGGCAATGGCGGAGGAAATTCACGCAATAAGCCTCGCGGCAATAGTGCACATGCGAACAACGGTGGCAGCCGTGATGGCGCTAGAAGCAATAACAGAAATAGAAACCGTAATAGAAATAAATCAGAAGGATAA
- a CDS encoding helicase-related protein has product MAKKKKKYFIKLNNKIRNYFNGLPFDEGVDTLDEDKLIELIMLLELTLPSHTKEEMVRALRRVWSEGDAVSREKIVSYLTKRYKAVPYSGERKRPQDKVEKILQLLGDTDYTKHEENLILEAFIDVKSSKITEEKVRNKLNYLRMRNRLHTLEKSLEVVFNSMNEMEFYHSFTFSLQNFDFNKLLLCTTATLNVDELWNLDDEEIITKLEALKEETINKKTVEIEAFLKHVQDTKHAYLTEQEISTALKSMPPEVSLYHAPLAFETVEKILREISDKYEVFESTDHIIIEKEKNDDLFGTTLFYNTSVSYEKPFIYNLIWRGKELPVKEDINRVNDDLLAHFRVAIDDVISDMREESDKLDIEDEKLHEFIVRFVEPQIRSSNVLKFKEKSKRRILFHFGEYIRPLLEKQKREELLAKTIRDFKNLFPLARELKRKIIFHVGPTNSGKTYASLKELEAAETGYYLAPLRLLALEGYENLKKEGVAVSLITGEEEIIDEESTHISSTIEMMNASVDVDVCVIDEIQMIADRDRGWAWANALIGVPARKVILTGSSNALHAVKELCTYLGEELEVVHFERKNELSMLPKPTSMKHIEPQTAVVAFSRRDVLSLKQQLSERYSVSVVYGNLSPEVRREEARRFREGESQILVATDAIAMGLNLPIKTLLFSKDNKFDGLRRRELLPTEVLQISGRAGRYGFEEKGYVGALDETALATITSAFHMPLPDLKLPVSVMASLEHVMLIGEILETDNILDILAFFAENMEFEGPFVAANIDSMLEIAAIVSEYDLDLKTRFYLSCAPASISSPYIESVFHRYIRQIEAGGKVLYIPPRDLPAFAQTNDMLLNAEDRVREISLYLWLSFKFPDIFQDTDKAVAARVRLNNFIENSLRQGHFTKQCRKCGKVLDFSYRFSICDECHSKNKRGAGSSGYTGYRGRKRR; this is encoded by the coding sequence ATGGCAAAGAAAAAGAAAAAATACTTTATAAAACTGAATAATAAAATACGGAACTATTTTAATGGTCTGCCTTTTGATGAAGGGGTGGATACGCTGGATGAAGACAAGCTCATAGAGCTTATCATGCTGCTGGAACTCACCCTTCCCTCACATACCAAAGAAGAGATGGTACGTGCACTCAGACGTGTCTGGAGTGAAGGTGATGCAGTCTCCAGAGAAAAGATAGTCTCTTACCTTACAAAGCGTTACAAAGCGGTTCCCTACTCCGGAGAGCGTAAGCGTCCTCAAGACAAAGTAGAGAAGATCCTCCAGCTCTTAGGTGACACTGACTACACCAAACATGAAGAAAACCTGATCCTTGAGGCATTTATCGATGTGAAAAGCAGTAAGATCACTGAAGAAAAAGTACGCAATAAGCTCAACTATTTACGAATGAGAAACCGACTTCATACACTTGAAAAATCTTTGGAAGTCGTGTTCAATTCCATGAATGAAATGGAGTTTTACCATAGCTTCACTTTTTCACTGCAGAACTTTGACTTTAATAAACTGCTTCTGTGTACAACTGCAACGCTGAATGTAGATGAACTCTGGAATTTGGACGATGAAGAGATCATCACTAAACTCGAAGCGCTAAAAGAAGAGACTATTAACAAAAAAACTGTAGAGATAGAAGCGTTTCTGAAACATGTACAGGATACTAAACATGCTTACCTGACAGAACAAGAGATCAGTACTGCACTCAAAAGTATGCCTCCGGAAGTATCACTTTATCATGCGCCTCTGGCATTTGAAACTGTTGAAAAAATATTGAGAGAGATCAGCGATAAATATGAAGTGTTTGAAAGCACGGATCATATCATTATAGAGAAAGAGAAAAACGATGACCTGTTTGGTACCACACTCTTTTACAATACCTCTGTTTCCTATGAAAAACCGTTTATTTACAACCTCATTTGGAGAGGCAAAGAACTGCCTGTTAAAGAAGATATCAACCGGGTCAATGATGATCTCCTTGCACACTTCAGAGTTGCAATAGATGACGTGATCTCCGATATGAGAGAAGAGAGCGACAAACTGGATATAGAAGATGAAAAACTGCATGAGTTCATCGTACGTTTTGTAGAACCGCAGATACGATCCTCCAACGTGCTCAAGTTCAAAGAGAAAAGTAAAAGACGCATACTCTTTCACTTCGGAGAATATATCAGGCCTCTGCTTGAGAAACAAAAACGTGAAGAGTTGCTGGCTAAAACGATCCGTGACTTTAAAAACCTCTTCCCTCTTGCGCGTGAACTGAAAAGAAAGATCATCTTTCATGTAGGACCGACAAACTCCGGGAAAACCTATGCATCACTTAAAGAGCTGGAGGCGGCAGAGACAGGCTACTACCTTGCACCTCTGCGGCTTCTTGCACTCGAAGGGTATGAAAATCTCAAAAAAGAAGGTGTCGCGGTCTCGCTCATCACGGGTGAAGAAGAGATCATCGACGAAGAATCCACCCATATCTCTTCGACGATAGAGATGATGAATGCCTCAGTAGATGTGGATGTTTGTGTCATCGATGAGATCCAGATGATCGCAGACCGTGACAGAGGATGGGCTTGGGCAAATGCGCTTATAGGCGTACCTGCCAGAAAAGTCATACTTACAGGGTCCAGTAATGCGCTTCATGCGGTAAAGGAACTCTGTACCTACCTGGGTGAAGAGTTGGAAGTGGTCCACTTTGAACGAAAAAATGAACTGTCCATGCTGCCTAAACCTACCTCCATGAAGCATATAGAGCCCCAGACCGCGGTCGTTGCCTTTTCCCGACGTGATGTCCTTTCACTCAAACAGCAACTCAGTGAAAGGTATTCGGTCTCTGTCGTATACGGTAATCTTTCTCCTGAAGTCAGACGTGAAGAAGCCAGACGTTTCAGAGAAGGTGAAAGCCAAATACTCGTTGCCACAGATGCTATAGCCATGGGACTGAATCTTCCCATCAAGACCCTGCTCTTTTCCAAAGACAACAAGTTTGACGGTCTAAGAAGACGCGAACTTCTTCCTACAGAAGTACTCCAGATCTCCGGACGGGCAGGACGTTACGGTTTTGAGGAAAAAGGATATGTGGGTGCATTGGATGAGACGGCACTGGCCACCATCACTTCAGCCTTTCATATGCCGCTTCCGGACCTTAAATTGCCTGTTTCTGTCATGGCCAGTTTGGAACATGTCATGCTCATAGGTGAGATACTCGAAACCGATAACATATTGGATATTCTTGCATTTTTTGCGGAAAATATGGAGTTTGAAGGTCCTTTTGTAGCCGCTAACATCGACTCTATGCTCGAAATAGCCGCCATCGTCAGTGAATATGATCTGGACCTGAAAACTCGTTTTTATCTCTCCTGTGCACCTGCAAGTATCTCATCGCCCTATATAGAATCGGTCTTCCACCGTTATATCCGTCAGATCGAAGCAGGAGGGAAAGTACTCTATATCCCGCCACGAGACCTCCCTGCGTTTGCACAGACCAATGATATGCTGCTCAATGCAGAGGACAGGGTAAGAGAGATCTCACTCTATCTGTGGCTCTCCTTCAAATTCCCCGATATTTTTCAGGATACGGACAAAGCTGTGGCCGCCAGAGTACGATTGAACAACTTCATTGAAAATTCTCTTAGACAGGGACACTTCACCAAACAGTGTCGTAAGTGTGGGAAGGTACTTGACTTCTCTTACAGATTTTCCATTTGTGATGAGTGCCACAGTAAAAATAAAAGAGGCGCAGGATCTTCGGGCTATACTGGCTATCGCGGCCGAAAACGACGGTAA